The following proteins are encoded in a genomic region of Brachypodium distachyon strain Bd21 chromosome 1, Brachypodium_distachyon_v3.0, whole genome shotgun sequence:
- the LOC100828547 gene encoding aspartyl protease family protein 1 isoform X2 has protein sequence MAYSSSCRGILLFLLAAAVLVAGDGGGVGFDLHHRFSPVVKRWAESRGRPAAAAWWPEGSPEYYSALSAHDRARRVLAGGKGESLLSFADGNSTTRHAGSLHYAKVALGTPNATFVVALDTGSDLFWVPCDCKRCAPIANTSELLKPYSPRQSSTSKPVTCSHSLCDRPNACGNGNGSCPYTVKYVSANTSSSGVLVEDVLYMTRQSSSSRSGNGGNVGEAVGARVVFGCGQEQTGAFLDGAAMEGLLGLGMDRVSVPSLLAAAGLVGSDSFSMCFSPDGNGRINFGEPSDAGAQNETPFIVSKTRPTYNISVTAVNVKGKGAMAAEFAAVVDSGTSFTYLNDPAYSLLATSFNSQVREKRANLSASIPFEYCYALSRGQTEVLMPEVSLTTRGGAVFPVTRPFVIVAGETTDGQVHAVGYCLAVFKSDIPIDIIGQNFMTGLKVVFDRQRSVLGWTKFDCYKNMKVEDDGSPAAAPGPMPVTQLRPRQSDTPFPGAVQPRSAAGHALSSFSPAMLLVTLVAAAAAVL, from the exons ATGGCTTATAGTAGTTCCTGCCGCGGaatcctcctcttcctcctggccgccgcggtgctcgtggccggcgacggcggtggggTCGGGTTCGACCTCCACCACCGCTTCTCCCCCGTGGTGAAGCGGTGGGCGGAGTCCCgcggccgccccgccgccgccgcctggtgGCCGGAGGGCTCCCCGGAGTACTACTCGGCGCTCTCCGCTCACGACCGCGCCCGCCGCGTGCTCGCCGGGGGCAAGGGCGAATCCCTCCTCTCCTTCGCCGACGGCAACTCCACCACCCGCCACGCCGGATC GTTGCACTACGCGAAGGTGGCGTTGGGGACGCCGAACGCGACGTTCGTGGTGGCGCTGGACACTGGCAGCGACCTCTTCTGGGTGCCCTGCGACTGCAAGCGCTGCGCCCCCATAGCCAACACCTCCGAGCTCCTCAAGCCCTACAGCCCGCGGCAGTCGTCCACGAGCAAGCCGGTGACCTGCTCTCACTCCCTCTGCGACCGCCCCAACGCCTGCGGGAACGGCAATGGCAGCTGCCCGTACACCGTCAAGTACGTCTCCGCCAACACCTCGTCGTCCGGGGTGCTGGTGGAGGACGTGCTGTACATGACGCGGcagagctcgagctcgaggtCCGGCAATGGCGGAAAcgtcggggaggcggtggggGCGAGAGTGGTGTTCGGGTGCGGGCAGGAGCAGACGGGGGCGTTCCTGGacggcgccgccatggaggGGCTGCTGGGCCTGGGCATGGACAGGGTGTCGGTGCCGAgcttgctggccgccgccgggctcGTGGGATCCGACAGCTTCTCCATGTGCTTCAGCCCCGACGGCAACGGCCGCATCAACTTCGGCGAGCCCAGCGACGCCGGCGCCCAGAACGAGACCCCCTTCATCGTCAGCAAGACGCG CCCGACGTATAATATCAGCGTGACGGCGGTCAACGTGAAAGGGAAGGGGGCGATGGCGGCAGAGTTTGCCGCCGTTGTCGACTCCGGCACGTCCTTCACCTACCTCAACGACCCGGCCtactccttgctcgccacaaGC TTCAACTCGCAGGTCCGGGAGAAGAGGGCGAACCTGAGCGCGTCGATCCCGTTCGAGTACTGCTACGCGCTGAGCCGGGGGCAGACGGAGGTGCTGATGCCGGAGGTGAGCCTGACGACGAGAGGCGGCGCCGTGTTCCCGGTGACACGTCCTTTCGTCATCGTCGCCGGCGAGACCACCGACGGGCAGGTCCACGCCGTCGGCTACTGCCTCGCCGTGTTCAAGAGCGACATCCCCATTGACATCATCGGCC AGAACTTCATGACCGGCTTGAAGGTCGTCTTCGACCGGCAGAGATCCGTCCTCGGCTGGACCAAGTTCGACT GTTACAAGAACATGAAGGTGGAAGATGACGGGAgccctgcggcggcgccgggcccGATGCCGGTGACGCAGCTGAGGCCACGGCAGAGCGACACGCCGTTCCCCGGCGCCGTGCAGCCCCGCTCGGCGGCCGGCCATGCACTCTCTTCCTTCTCTCCGGCGATGCTGCTCGTCACTCTTgtagctgccgccgcggccgtgctCTGA
- the LOC100828547 gene encoding aspartyl protease family protein 1 isoform X1: MAYSSSCRGILLFLLAAAVLVAGDGGGVGFDLHHRFSPVVKRWAESRGRPAAAAWWPEGSPEYYSALSAHDRARRVLAGGKGESLLSFADGNSTTRHAGSLHYAKVALGTPNATFVVALDTGSDLFWVPCDCKRCAPIANTSELLKPYSPRQSSTSKPVTCSHSLCDRPNACGNGNGSCPYTVKYVSANTSSSGVLVEDVLYMTRQSSSSRSGNGGNVGEAVGARVVFGCGQEQTGAFLDGAAMEGLLGLGMDRVSVPSLLAAAGLVGSDSFSMCFSPDGNGRINFGEPSDAGAQNETPFIVSKTRPTYNISVTAVNVKGKGAMAAEFAAVVDSGTSFTYLNDPAYSLLATSFNSQVREKRANLSASIPFEYCYALSRGQTEVLMPEVSLTTRGGAVFPVTRPFVIVAGETTDGQVHAVGYCLAVFKSDIPIDIIGRTSENFMTGLKVVFDRQRSVLGWTKFDCYKNMKVEDDGSPAAAPGPMPVTQLRPRQSDTPFPGAVQPRSAAGHALSSFSPAMLLVTLVAAAAAVL; this comes from the exons ATGGCTTATAGTAGTTCCTGCCGCGGaatcctcctcttcctcctggccgccgcggtgctcgtggccggcgacggcggtggggTCGGGTTCGACCTCCACCACCGCTTCTCCCCCGTGGTGAAGCGGTGGGCGGAGTCCCgcggccgccccgccgccgccgcctggtgGCCGGAGGGCTCCCCGGAGTACTACTCGGCGCTCTCCGCTCACGACCGCGCCCGCCGCGTGCTCGCCGGGGGCAAGGGCGAATCCCTCCTCTCCTTCGCCGACGGCAACTCCACCACCCGCCACGCCGGATC GTTGCACTACGCGAAGGTGGCGTTGGGGACGCCGAACGCGACGTTCGTGGTGGCGCTGGACACTGGCAGCGACCTCTTCTGGGTGCCCTGCGACTGCAAGCGCTGCGCCCCCATAGCCAACACCTCCGAGCTCCTCAAGCCCTACAGCCCGCGGCAGTCGTCCACGAGCAAGCCGGTGACCTGCTCTCACTCCCTCTGCGACCGCCCCAACGCCTGCGGGAACGGCAATGGCAGCTGCCCGTACACCGTCAAGTACGTCTCCGCCAACACCTCGTCGTCCGGGGTGCTGGTGGAGGACGTGCTGTACATGACGCGGcagagctcgagctcgaggtCCGGCAATGGCGGAAAcgtcggggaggcggtggggGCGAGAGTGGTGTTCGGGTGCGGGCAGGAGCAGACGGGGGCGTTCCTGGacggcgccgccatggaggGGCTGCTGGGCCTGGGCATGGACAGGGTGTCGGTGCCGAgcttgctggccgccgccgggctcGTGGGATCCGACAGCTTCTCCATGTGCTTCAGCCCCGACGGCAACGGCCGCATCAACTTCGGCGAGCCCAGCGACGCCGGCGCCCAGAACGAGACCCCCTTCATCGTCAGCAAGACGCG CCCGACGTATAATATCAGCGTGACGGCGGTCAACGTGAAAGGGAAGGGGGCGATGGCGGCAGAGTTTGCCGCCGTTGTCGACTCCGGCACGTCCTTCACCTACCTCAACGACCCGGCCtactccttgctcgccacaaGC TTCAACTCGCAGGTCCGGGAGAAGAGGGCGAACCTGAGCGCGTCGATCCCGTTCGAGTACTGCTACGCGCTGAGCCGGGGGCAGACGGAGGTGCTGATGCCGGAGGTGAGCCTGACGACGAGAGGCGGCGCCGTGTTCCCGGTGACACGTCCTTTCGTCATCGTCGCCGGCGAGACCACCGACGGGCAGGTCCACGCCGTCGGCTACTGCCTCGCCGTGTTCAAGAGCGACATCCCCATTGACATCATCGGCCGTACGTCTG AGAACTTCATGACCGGCTTGAAGGTCGTCTTCGACCGGCAGAGATCCGTCCTCGGCTGGACCAAGTTCGACT GTTACAAGAACATGAAGGTGGAAGATGACGGGAgccctgcggcggcgccgggcccGATGCCGGTGACGCAGCTGAGGCCACGGCAGAGCGACACGCCGTTCCCCGGCGCCGTGCAGCCCCGCTCGGCGGCCGGCCATGCACTCTCTTCCTTCTCTCCGGCGATGCTGCTCGTCACTCTTgtagctgccgccgcggccgtgctCTGA
- the LOC104585285 gene encoding 12-oxophytodienoate reductase 2, translating to MKTSIPLLTPYKMGEFELSHRVVLAPLTRQRSPGGVPQPQHAAVYYSQRATAGGFLISEATLVSDTAAAREYFGDVPGIWAPEHVDSWRPVVDAVHAKGAVFFCQLWHVPRRRRQEEKIMQQVSPQMSFDGRREELSSPRRVAAVDAPGVVECFRAAARNAVDAGFDGVEILGANAYFVSSSNAGAEDDDETGGGGIESSRSRIRFATEVISAVVGEVGAHRVGIRLDQFSSSTSGDLAAAGAGAEEEEDLALEIVERLNGYGVLYCHMIEPRVAGRRLGLSRRLAPFREAFGGTFIASGGYRREEGDRAVGEGYADLVAFGRLFLANPDLPRRFELDAPLNDCDKATFYGGGDPAVGYTDYPFLAS from the coding sequence ATGAAGACGAGCATCCCTTTGCTGACGCCGTACAAGATGGGCGAGTTCGAGCTATCCCACAGGGTGGTGCTGGCGCCGCTGACGCGGCAGCGCTCGCCCGGCGGCgtgccgcagccgcagcacgCCGCCGTGTACTACTCGCagcgcgccaccgccggcgggtTCCTCATCTCCGAGGCCACGCTCGTCTCTGAtacagcggcggcgcgggagtaCTTCGGGGACGTGCCGGGGATCTGGGCCCCGGAGCACGTGGACTCGTGGCGGCCCGTCGTCGACGCCGTGCACGCCAAGGGCGCCGTCTTCTTCTGCCAGCTCTGGCAcgtcccccgccgccgccgccaggaggAGAAGATCATGCAGCAGGTGAGCCCGCAGATGAGCTTCGACGGCCGCCGCGAGGAGCTGTCGTCGCcgaggcgggtggcggcggtggacgcGCCCGGAGTCGTGGAGTGCTtcagggccgccgccaggAACGCCGTCGACGCGGGGTTCGACGGCGTCGAGATCCTCGGCGCCAACGCCTacttcgtctcctcctccaacgccggcgccgaagacgacgacgagaccggcggcggcggaatcgAGAGCAGCCGGAGCCGGATCCGGTTCGCGACGGAGGTGATCTCCGCCGTggtcggcgaggtcggggcCCACCGCGTGGGGATCCGCCTGGACcaattctcctcctccacctccggcgacctagccgccgccggcgccggcgccgaggaagaagaagacctaGCGCTCGAAATTGTGGAACGCCTCAATGGCTACGGCGTGCTATACTGCCACATGATCGAGCCGCGGGTGgccgggcggcggctggggctCTCGCGGAGGCTGGCGCCGTTCCGGGAGGCGTTCGGGGGCACCTTCATCGCCAGCGGCGGGTACAGGCGGGAGGAAGGGGACCGCGCCGTGGGAGAAGGGTACGCCGACCTCGTGGCCTTCGGGAGGCTCTTCCTTGCTAACCCCGATCTCCCGCGCCGGTTCGAGCTCGACGCGCCGCTCAACGACTGTGATAAGGCCACCttctacggcggcggcgaccccgCCGTCGGGTACACCGATTACCCTTtccttgctagctag